A window from Candidatus Krumholzibacteriota bacterium encodes these proteins:
- a CDS encoding non-canonical purine NTP pyrophosphatase, with protein MSEVDLKLVLATGNRGKISEIKGILSDLDIEILSAEDFESFPDPEETGETFLENALIKAGAAYRKTQVMALADDSGIEVDYLGGGPGVRSARYGGEGLDDSERYIKLLDELKGVPESKRGARFRCVMALYPLPKTVSGCEDNEISEYLLSHIKEIEEDGPEDPLRGGRDRSPGAFVTEGFLYGRISDKPAGENGFGYDPVFYIPQEGRTAAQMSRKEKNRISHRYRALVEMKSLLASYFGLKKRDV; from the coding sequence GTGTCTGAAGTGGACCTGAAACTTGTTCTGGCAACGGGCAACAGGGGAAAGATTTCAGAGATAAAGGGGATCCTCTCGGACCTTGATATTGAGATCTTAAGCGCAGAGGACTTTGAGAGCTTTCCCGATCCGGAAGAAACCGGGGAGACCTTTCTGGAAAACGCCCTGATAAAGGCCGGGGCGGCTTACCGGAAGACACAGGTAATGGCTCTGGCGGATGATTCGGGTATAGAAGTGGATTATCTCGGGGGCGGGCCGGGGGTCAGGTCGGCCAGATACGGGGGAGAAGGCTTAGATGACAGCGAAAGATATATAAAGCTGCTTGACGAATTAAAGGGTGTTCCGGAATCGAAAAGGGGAGCGAGGTTCAGATGTGTTATGGCACTTTATCCCTTGCCGAAAACCGTCTCCGGCTGTGAAGACAATGAAATTTCAGAGTATCTTCTGTCACACATCAAGGAGATTGAAGAGGACGGACCGGAAGACCCGCTCCGGGGCGGACGGGATCGGTCGCCCGGAGCGTTTGTAACAGAGGGCTTTCTGTATGGAAGAATATCTGACAAGCCGGCCGGAGAGAATGGGTTTGGATACGACCCTGTCTTCTACATTCCCCAAGAGGGGAGGACCGCGGCGCAGATGAGCCGGAAGGAGAAGAACAGGATCAGCCACCGCTACAGAGCACTTGTGGAGATGAAGAGCCTTTTGGCGAGTTATTTTGGTCTTAAAAAGAGAGATGTTTAA
- a CDS encoding ATP-binding cassette domain-containing protein, translating to MLELENVIKTYDELRAVDDLSVSIEPGGIYGLLGPNGAGKSTTIRMIMGIIYPDEGRIRIFDKPFSEKMKERIGYLPEERGLYRRMKVLDHLVFLGEIKGISADVARKRAAEWLERVDLSEWADKNVDALSKGMQQKIQFVSTVLHDPELVILDEPFAGLDPINTQFLKDIVIDMKNQGKTVILSTHLMDQVEKLCEKICLINKGKKVLEGDLSGIKLDYSKNVISLKFSGDIKVLENHPEVEEVRSFGQDLSVTVKEGTDPERILRAALDNGKVDRYEVGEMSLHDIFITKVKEEGGEVGNETLKNS from the coding sequence TTGCTTGAACTCGAAAATGTTATAAAGACATACGATGAATTAAGGGCTGTGGATGATCTTTCAGTCAGCATCGAGCCGGGCGGCATCTACGGCCTTCTCGGTCCCAACGGGGCCGGCAAATCAACAACTATCAGGATGATTATGGGAATAATTTATCCGGATGAAGGCAGAATAAGGATCTTTGATAAACCGTTCAGCGAGAAGATGAAAGAAAGAATAGGCTACCTTCCCGAGGAACGCGGGTTATACAGGAGGATGAAGGTTCTCGACCATCTTGTCTTTCTCGGCGAGATAAAAGGGATAAGCGCAGATGTCGCCAGAAAGAGGGCCGCGGAGTGGCTTGAAAGGGTCGATTTGAGCGAGTGGGCTGACAAGAACGTTGACGCGCTCTCTAAGGGGATGCAGCAGAAGATCCAATTTGTATCTACAGTTCTTCACGATCCCGAACTTGTTATCTTAGACGAACCCTTTGCCGGGCTCGATCCGATTAACACCCAGTTTTTGAAAGATATTGTGATTGATATGAAGAATCAGGGAAAAACGGTGATTTTATCCACGCATCTTATGGATCAGGTTGAAAAGCTGTGCGAGAAAATCTGCCTTATAAACAAGGGAAAAAAGGTGCTCGAAGGCGATCTTTCCGGCATCAAACTGGATTATAGCAAGAATGTTATATCGCTGAAATTCTCAGGAGATATCAAAGTTCTCGAAAACCATCCGGAAGTAGAAGAGGTAAGAAGCTTCGGCCAGGATCTTTCCGTGACCGTAAAAGAGGGGACCGACCCCGAGAGGATTCTCCGGGCGGCCCTTGATAACGGAAAGGTGGACAGATACGAAGTGGGTGAGATGTCCCTTCACGACATATTTATTACCAAAGTAAAGGAAGAAGGAGGTGAGGTGGGAAATGAAACTCTTAAAAATAGCTAA
- a CDS encoding ABC transporter permease has protein sequence MKLLKIAKREYLQRVKRKSFLIGTILGPVLMGVMILAPALILNRGGQRQTRLEIVDMTGGSIYGELKESLSDTLDDGRMMFDISPLEVSGRDEFEEIKGELNRRVGEGIIDGYLVIPSDITTEGKAVFYGKRVGDIKSIGRIKSELTHSVVSRRLSSEGMDYSVVKDLIEKVDLKTIQVEKGEEKESDFDFLYFSSFIFIMMLYMTILMWGIAVERSIIEEKNNRIIEVLLSSVKPFDLLGGKILGVGSVGLTQYAIWGVFAGALSAYGLSMGGTIAKFSAFSPVTIVFFIVYYLLGFLFYSTMFAGIGAICNTDREAQQLQTPVVMALAFTIIVPMIIIQNPDGTFATVVSMIPFFTPIVMFMRINILTPPAWQIALSILIMLGSIYIAGQVAAKIFRIGILMYGKRPDAREILKWIRRA, from the coding sequence ATGAAACTCTTAAAAATAGCTAAGAGGGAATATCTGCAGAGGGTAAAGAGAAAGAGTTTTCTAATAGGTACTATTCTCGGGCCTGTATTAATGGGCGTAATGATTCTCGCGCCGGCTCTTATTTTAAACCGCGGAGGCCAGAGGCAGACAAGGCTGGAGATAGTCGACATGACGGGCGGTTCTATCTACGGTGAATTGAAGGAGAGTCTCTCCGACACCCTCGATGACGGCAGGATGATGTTTGACATTTCACCTCTGGAGGTAAGCGGGCGGGATGAATTCGAAGAGATCAAAGGTGAACTCAACCGGCGGGTCGGCGAGGGTATTATAGACGGATATCTTGTTATCCCCTCAGACATCACGACTGAAGGGAAAGCGGTTTTTTACGGAAAAAGGGTTGGGGATATCAAATCCATAGGGCGGATAAAGAGCGAATTGACTCACAGCGTCGTAAGCAGGCGCCTCTCTTCCGAGGGGATGGATTACTCTGTGGTGAAGGATCTGATAGAAAAGGTGGATCTGAAAACCATTCAGGTAGAAAAGGGCGAGGAGAAGGAAAGCGATTTTGATTTTCTCTATTTCTCCAGTTTTATTTTTATAATGATGCTCTACATGACTATTCTTATGTGGGGGATTGCCGTTGAGCGCAGTATCATAGAGGAGAAGAACAACAGGATCATAGAAGTGCTCCTCTCTTCGGTAAAACCCTTCGACCTTCTGGGCGGAAAGATCCTGGGCGTAGGTTCGGTGGGATTGACTCAGTACGCTATCTGGGGTGTCTTTGCGGGGGCTCTCTCCGCCTACGGCCTTTCGATGGGGGGTACTATAGCCAAATTCAGCGCGTTCTCTCCTGTGACCATAGTTTTCTTTATTGTCTACTACCTTCTGGGTTTTCTTTTCTATTCAACGATGTTCGCCGGAATAGGAGCTATATGCAACACCGACAGGGAAGCGCAGCAGCTGCAGACGCCGGTGGTTATGGCGCTTGCCTTTACTATAATAGTTCCGATGATTATTATTCAGAATCCCGACGGGACTTTCGCCACCGTGGTATCGATGATACCCTTCTTCACTCCTATTGTGATGTTCATGCGCATTAACATTCTGACACCTCCCGCGTGGCAGATAGCCTTGAGTATTCTTATCATGCTCGGGAGCATATACATCGCGGGGCAGGTCGCGGCTAAGATATTCCGGATAGGCATTCTTATGTACGGCAAGCGCCCCGACGCGAGGGAAATCCTCAAATGGATAAGAAGAGCTTAG